A section of the Mastomys coucha isolate ucsf_1 unplaced genomic scaffold, UCSF_Mcou_1 pScaffold15, whole genome shotgun sequence genome encodes:
- the Trmt6 gene encoding tRNA (adenine(58)-N(1))-methyltransferase non-catalytic subunit TRM6 isoform X2 produces MRYDTLAQMLTLGNIRAGNKMIVMETCSGLVLGAMMERMGGFGSIIQLYPGDGPVRAATACFGFPKSFLSGLHEFPLNKVNSLLHGTFSAEMLSSEPKDSTPVEESNGELEEKPIAEQADEDSIVDAPESNAEQGPMESMPGDPENKEPKEKRSKRDHIQEKQRRQEEQRKRHMEAAALLGERNADGLIVASRFHPTPLLLSLLHFVAPSRPFVVYCQYKEPLLECYTKLRERGGVINLRLSETWLRNYQVLPDRSHPKLLMSGGGGYLLSGFTVVSDSLRADPSLKSCTGALDSHKAEEPAAKKQKCMESAS; encoded by the exons ATGAGATATGATACACTAGCCCAGATGTTGACGTTGGGAAATATCCGTGCTGGCAATAAAATGATTGTCATGGAAACGTGTTCAGGCTTGGTGCTGGGTGCCATGATGGAACGAATGGGAG gCTTTGGCTCCATTATTCAGCTGTACCCTGGAGATGGACCTGTCCGGGCAGCAACAGCTTGTTTTGGATTTCCCAAATCTTTCCTCAGTGGTCTTCATGAATTCCCTCTCAACAAAGTGAACAGTCTCCTCCATGGAACATTTTCGGCTGAGATGCTGTCCTCAGAGCCTAAAGACAGCACCCCAGTTGAAGAAAGTAACGGGGAACTTGAGGAGAAACCGATTGCGGAACAAGCGGATGAAGACAGCATTGTGGATGCCCCAGAAAGCAATGCAGAACAGGGACCAATGGAAAGTATGCCTGGGGACCCAGAGAATAAGGAgcctaaagaaaaaagaagcaagagagatcAT ATTCAGGAAAAGCAAAGGAGACAAGAAGAGCAGAGGAAAAGACATATGGAGGCTGCTGCTCTGCTGGGAGAAAGAAATGCCGATGG TTTGATTGTGGCCAGTCGTTTTCACCCCACCCCACTGCTGCTGTCTTTGCTGCACTTTGTAGCCCCGTCAAGGCCGTTTGTGGTCTATTGTCAGTATAAAGAG CCTTTGTTGGAATGCTACACAAAACTTCGGGAGAGGGGAGGAGTCATTAACCTGAGGCTGTCTGAAACCTGGCTCAGAAATTACCAG GTTCTGCCAGATCGGAGTCATCCCAAATTGTTGATGAGTGGAGGTGGAGGGTACCTTCTGTCAGGATTCACTGTTGTCTCGGACAGCCTTCGGGCAGACCCCAGCCTCAAGTCCTGCACAGGAGCCTTAGATTCACACAAGGCTGAGGAGCCCGCAGCTAAAAAACAGAAATGCATGGAATCTGCCTCTTAA